The Flavobacterium piscisymbiosum genome includes a region encoding these proteins:
- a CDS encoding alpha-2-macroglobulin family protein, translated as MKVKGLVLAFCVFFIFQSCGRKSAADFNSDFSLFKDYIVSFTGGIVSSESDIRVVLAFDKKDWKVNQELDDDLFDISPNVRGKVVALSSNTLAFIPEKKLSPGTEYQVTLNLDKLITLPKEKEATLSKFNFTVKTIKQDFTINTIDIQSYSKQYQYLNCVLKTADNIDIETAIKLVSASQKGNNLKIKFEKKSGTAKEFNFIIDSIQRYDEATNLEIAYDGNDFDIDQKGQLDYAITSINEFKIVKVDVPDGSNQSVLINFSEPLEKGQDFKGLVSIQNTNNLKFSTQGNVLKVYFTNEAAAKKEVPAPVVVQETDYASADSTSVTVDSAAVAVDSVAEEVVEVVPDETPEPVITGELLLEVFEGIESQYGKKMDSNYTEKITFDQIKPSVRFIKNGTILPSSNNLKLNFEAVNLSAVDVKVYKIYKNNILQFLQYNQLNGSQNLKKVAQPIAKTTLKLNESGLINPTRWNTFALDLSKIITPEPGAIYRVEFVYKKKYSLYKCETSETDEGNEDEEEIDENDVNYSGNSYDDYEYDYGDYDWRESENPCTNSYYYNAKIATNILATDLGVIAKRGENKSYLFAVNNIVTTEPVSNARVDLYTYQQQKITTGATSSEGIASFQLDKFAYFAIVTLGDQSTYVKLDDGLSLSLSNFDVAGETLQKGLKGFIYGERGVWRPGDNVYLSFILNDAANKLPKSHPIKFRLNDPNGKTTYQTIQRTNELNHYSFVVPTSSEAPTGNWEAMISVGGAKFYKSIKIETIKPNRLKIKNNFSRKTLSSSYPNTSNLEVTWLHGAIAKNLNVEMQAKFSQQTTTFKGYEKFTFDDLVRKFSTEEINVFSGKLNENGKTSVNIEPKLQGQAPGMLRASFITKVYEEGGDFSTDVISTTYSPYKTYVGIKSPEPNKYGMLETRANNRFDVVTVDENGRPKAVRNLEVRIYKVDWRWWWDSSSDNLSNYNSSNSTTAYKSVTIDTDSSGKGSFQFALSDEEWGRYLIRVSDDTNGHATALTVNIDWPIWSGKTRNRDASTANMLVFSTDKHNYAVGEKAQISFPSSEGGRALISIENGSRVVQTIWAKTQKGETKVEIPITSAMAPNVYFNITLLQPHASTKNDSPIRMYGIVPIEVVDKNTILAPTLSMPDVLKPEQKFTVKVGEKTGKEMTYTIAVVDEGLLDLTRFKTPNAWDSFYVREALGVKTWDVYDDVIGAYGGKINQIFSIGGDQDLGGGKAKKANRFKPVVLYYGPFKLEKGQTKSHELKLPKYIGSVRTMVVAGDASTSAYGSVEKATPVRSPLMVLASLPRKISPSEKVTIPVTVFATESKIKNVSIQIKTSPGLKVMGSATQRLTFAQPDEKMAYFNLVVGSATGIAKVQVIATSGSEKSVYDVEIDMTNPNPVTSTYTDVILPPNSTKTISWQTFGVSGSNKARLEVSSMPTINLNGRLQFLIQYPHGCVEQTTSSVFPQLFLNDVVDLDATRKELIQKNITAGIARLGSFQLSNGGLPYWQGNTIADDWGTSYAGHFLIEAEKKGYVLPINFKSKWTSYQQKEAKQWRFEQKYGNDLAQAYRLYTLALAGNADLSSMNRLRETKGISNESKLRLAAAYVLAGQKSAGQNLLLRTSIDSESSDYNYYYYGSSERNRAMALETMLLLDQKQKAFSMASKLAKEMSNNQWMSTQTTAYCLYAMSKFAASNGSKGINIQFSKNGKGETISTQKTIADRSLVVQTGSNSITLKNNKSNTIYVRVLNTGILPIGQENVVQSDVSAAIVFKNRKGGVINVSKINQGTEFVAEVTVKNQRNESVQNVALSQILPSGFEIVNTRFTDYGDATNNVADYIDIRDDRTNFYFGLKSRETKVFRILLNASYLGNYYLPGLQCEAMYDNTFLARTKGFWVEVVK; from the coding sequence GTTCGTGGAAAAGTAGTTGCGCTTTCGAGCAATACGCTTGCTTTTATTCCGGAAAAAAAGTTAAGCCCGGGAACAGAATATCAGGTGACTTTAAACTTAGATAAACTGATCACACTCCCAAAAGAGAAAGAGGCAACGCTTTCTAAATTCAACTTCACGGTAAAAACAATCAAACAGGATTTTACAATTAATACGATAGATATTCAGTCGTATAGTAAACAATATCAATATTTGAATTGTGTGCTTAAAACGGCAGATAATATTGATATTGAAACGGCTATAAAATTAGTTTCGGCCAGTCAGAAAGGGAATAATCTTAAAATTAAGTTCGAAAAAAAATCAGGAACTGCTAAAGAATTCAATTTTATAATTGATAGTATTCAGCGTTATGATGAAGCGACAAACTTGGAAATTGCCTACGACGGAAATGATTTTGATATTGACCAAAAAGGACAATTAGATTATGCAATTACGAGTATTAATGAATTCAAAATTGTAAAAGTTGATGTTCCGGACGGAAGTAATCAGTCGGTTTTAATTAATTTTTCAGAACCATTAGAAAAAGGACAGGATTTTAAAGGTTTAGTTTCGATTCAGAATACCAATAATTTAAAATTTTCTACTCAGGGAAATGTCCTGAAAGTTTATTTTACGAATGAAGCTGCAGCTAAAAAAGAAGTTCCTGCTCCGGTTGTGGTACAAGAAACAGATTATGCCTCTGCTGATTCTACTTCGGTTACTGTTGATTCTGCCGCTGTTGCAGTAGATTCGGTTGCTGAAGAAGTAGTTGAGGTTGTTCCTGACGAAACGCCAGAGCCAGTTATAACAGGAGAATTACTGCTGGAAGTTTTTGAGGGAATCGAAAGCCAGTACGGTAAAAAGATGGACTCGAATTACACGGAGAAAATTACTTTTGACCAAATAAAACCAAGTGTTCGCTTTATTAAAAACGGAACAATTTTACCAAGTTCAAATAATTTAAAATTGAATTTCGAAGCTGTAAATTTAAGTGCTGTTGATGTAAAGGTTTATAAAATCTACAAAAACAATATTCTTCAGTTTCTTCAATATAATCAATTAAACGGAAGTCAGAATCTTAAAAAAGTAGCGCAGCCAATTGCAAAAACAACACTAAAATTAAATGAGAGCGGTTTAATAAATCCTACCAGATGGAACACTTTTGCATTAGATTTATCTAAAATAATTACGCCGGAACCTGGAGCAATTTATAGAGTAGAATTTGTGTATAAAAAGAAATATTCGCTCTATAAATGCGAAACTTCTGAAACAGATGAGGGTAATGAAGACGAAGAAGAGATTGATGAAAATGATGTAAATTATAGTGGAAACTCGTATGATGATTACGAGTACGATTACGGAGATTATGATTGGAGAGAAAGTGAAAATCCGTGTACAAACTCGTATTATTATAATGCAAAAATTGCTACCAATATTTTAGCCACGGATTTAGGTGTTATTGCGAAAAGAGGGGAGAATAAATCGTATTTGTTTGCCGTAAACAACATTGTTACTACAGAACCTGTATCGAATGCAAGAGTTGATTTGTATACCTATCAACAGCAAAAAATAACAACTGGTGCTACAAGCAGCGAAGGAATTGCATCTTTTCAACTGGATAAATTCGCTTATTTTGCAATCGTTACTTTGGGCGATCAGTCGACTTATGTAAAACTCGATGACGGACTTTCTTTATCACTAAGTAATTTTGATGTTGCAGGTGAGACTTTGCAAAAAGGATTAAAAGGATTTATTTATGGAGAGCGTGGCGTTTGGCGTCCGGGAGATAATGTGTATTTGTCTTTTATTTTGAATGATGCAGCGAATAAACTTCCGAAATCTCATCCAATTAAATTTAGATTGAATGATCCTAACGGAAAAACGACCTATCAAACGATTCAGAGAACGAACGAATTAAATCATTATTCGTTTGTGGTTCCAACAAGTTCAGAAGCGCCAACAGGGAATTGGGAAGCCATGATAAGCGTAGGTGGAGCTAAGTTTTATAAGAGCATTAAAATCGAGACAATCAAACCAAATCGATTGAAAATAAAGAATAATTTCTCCAGAAAAACGCTTTCTTCTTCATATCCAAATACAAGTAATCTTGAAGTTACGTGGCTTCACGGCGCAATTGCGAAAAACCTGAATGTAGAAATGCAGGCTAAATTTTCGCAACAAACAACCACTTTTAAAGGATATGAGAAATTTACTTTTGATGATTTGGTACGCAAATTTAGTACAGAAGAAATCAATGTTTTCTCAGGGAAATTAAACGAAAACGGAAAAACATCGGTAAATATTGAACCTAAATTACAAGGTCAGGCGCCGGGAATGCTTCGCGCTTCATTCATTACAAAAGTATATGAAGAAGGAGGAGATTTTAGTACAGATGTTATTTCGACAACATATTCTCCGTATAAAACTTATGTGGGAATTAAATCTCCGGAACCTAATAAATACGGAATGCTGGAAACCAGAGCAAACAATCGTTTTGACGTGGTTACTGTTGATGAAAATGGAAGACCAAAAGCAGTTAGAAATCTTGAAGTAAGAATTTATAAAGTAGACTGGAGATGGTGGTGGGATTCTTCAAGCGATAATTTATCAAATTATAATTCATCGAACTCAACAACAGCTTATAAATCTGTTACAATTGATACCGATTCCAGCGGAAAAGGAAGTTTCCAATTTGCATTATCTGATGAAGAATGGGGACGTTATTTAATTCGTGTTTCTGATGATACAAATGGTCATGCAACTGCCTTGACTGTAAATATAGACTGGCCAATATGGTCCGGAAAAACGCGTAACAGAGATGCTTCGACGGCAAATATGTTAGTGTTCTCAACAGATAAACATAATTATGCAGTAGGAGAAAAAGCACAGATCTCTTTCCCGTCAAGTGAAGGCGGACGTGCTTTAATTTCGATCGAAAACGGATCAAGAGTAGTACAAACCATTTGGGCGAAAACACAAAAGGGAGAAACTAAAGTAGAGATTCCGATAACGTCGGCGATGGCTCCAAACGTGTATTTTAATATTACACTTTTACAGCCACACGCTTCGACTAAAAATGATTCGCCTATTCGTATGTACGGTATTGTACCAATAGAAGTCGTAGATAAAAACACCATTTTAGCACCAACACTTTCGATGCCGGATGTTTTAAAACCTGAACAAAAATTTACTGTGAAAGTAGGAGAGAAAACAGGCAAAGAAATGACGTATACGATTGCCGTTGTTGATGAAGGTTTATTGGATTTAACCCGTTTTAAAACGCCAAATGCATGGGATAGTTTTTACGTTCGTGAAGCCTTAGGAGTAAAAACATGGGATGTTTATGATGATGTAATAGGTGCTTATGGCGGAAAAATAAATCAGATTTTCAGTATTGGTGGAGATCAGGATTTAGGCGGTGGAAAAGCTAAAAAAGCAAACCGTTTTAAACCTGTCGTGTTGTACTACGGGCCATTTAAATTAGAAAAAGGACAAACGAAATCACATGAACTAAAATTGCCAAAATACATTGGTTCAGTTCGAACTATGGTGGTTGCGGGTGATGCCAGTACAAGTGCATACGGAAGTGTCGAAAAAGCAACTCCGGTTCGTAGTCCGTTGATGGTATTGGCTTCGTTGCCAAGAAAGATTTCACCTTCAGAAAAAGTAACAATTCCGGTTACGGTTTTTGCTACAGAAAGTAAGATTAAAAACGTTTCAATTCAGATTAAAACAAGCCCTGGACTTAAAGTAATGGGAAGCGCAACTCAAAGATTGACTTTTGCACAACCTGACGAAAAAATGGCTTATTTTAATCTTGTTGTAGGTTCGGCAACCGGAATTGCAAAAGTTCAGGTTATTGCGACTTCAGGAAGCGAAAAATCGGTTTATGATGTTGAAATCGATATGACAAATCCTAATCCGGTTACAAGTACGTATACAGATGTTATTTTACCTCCAAATAGTACTAAAACTATTTCATGGCAGACCTTTGGTGTGTCAGGAAGTAATAAGGCAAGATTAGAGGTTTCGTCAATGCCAACAATTAATTTGAATGGAAGATTACAGTTTTTAATTCAATATCCACACGGATGTGTTGAGCAAACCACTTCATCTGTTTTCCCGCAATTATTTCTGAATGATGTTGTCGATTTAGATGCGACCAGAAAAGAACTTATTCAAAAAAATATCACAGCGGGAATTGCGAGATTAGGCAGTTTTCAATTATCGAATGGAGGATTACCGTATTGGCAGGGAAATACAATTGCCGATGACTGGGGAACTTCATACGCCGGACATTTCCTGATTGAAGCAGAGAAAAAAGGTTATGTATTGCCAATAAACTTTAAATCAAAATGGACTTCGTACCAACAAAAAGAAGCGAAACAATGGCGTTTTGAACAAAAATATGGGAATGATTTAGCTCAGGCCTATCGTTTATATACACTGGCTTTAGCCGGAAATGCCGATTTATCTTCAATGAACAGATTGAGAGAAACAAAAGGGATTTCGAACGAAAGTAAGCTTCGTTTGGCTGCAGCGTATGTTTTGGCAGGACAAAAATCAGCAGGACAAAATCTATTATTACGCACAAGTATTGATAGTGAATCAAGTGATTATAATTATTATTACTATGGTTCAAGCGAAAGAAATCGAGCAATGGCTTTAGAAACCATGTTGCTTTTAGACCAAAAACAAAAAGCATTCTCGATGGCTTCAAAATTAGCCAAAGAAATGTCTAATAATCAATGGATGAGTACGCAAACAACAGCGTATTGTTTGTATGCGATGTCGAAATTTGCAGCTAGTAATGGCTCGAAAGGAATTAATATTCAGTTTAGTAAAAACGGAAAAGGAGAAACGATAAGTACTCAAAAAACCATTGCAGACAGAAGTCTGGTGGTGCAAACGGGTTCTAATAGTATTACTTTAAAAAATAATAAAAGTAATACGATCTATGTTCGTGTTCTGAATACAGGGATATTGCCAATTGGACAAGAAAATGTAGTTCAAAGTGATGTTTCTGCTGCTATCGTTTTCAAAAACAGAAAAGGTGGCGTAATAAATGTTTCGAAAATAAATCAGGGAACTGAATTTGTTGCGGAGGTTACGGTTAAAAACCAAAGAAACGAAAGTGTTCAAAATGTAGCTTTGTCGCAAATTTTACCTTCAGGTTTCGAAATTGTAAATACTCGCTTTACAGATTATGGAGACGCCACAAATAATGTTGCAGACTATATCGATATTCGAGATGACAGAACTAATTTCTATTTTGGATTAAAATCCAGAGAAACAAAAGTATTCAGGATTCTGCTAAACGCATCTTATTTAGGAAATTATTATTTGCCTGGATTACAATGCGAAGCAATGTACGATAATACATTCCTGGCCAGAACAAAAGGATTCTGGGTTGAGGTGGTGAAATAG
- the pbpC gene encoding penicillin-binding protein 1C, giving the protein MKNKLIAFSKRIINWIKKNKIKSAIAFLLLLIYYFSIPRTLFQEPYSTVIESKEGELLGAKIAGDGQWRFPAQDSVPDKFKKCIVYFEDEYFYKHPGFNPIAMVNAIKQNRKAGKVVRGGSTLTQQVIRLSRKGKGRTYFEKFIEIIKATRLELGYSKNEILELYAAHAPFGGNVVGLEMAAWRYFGVQSNQLSWAENATLAVLPNAPSLIYPGKNQIKLLSKRNRLLLKLHQEGIIDQQTYELAIEEPLPQKPYDLPQIAPHLLQRVAKEDEGTRVKTTIDYALQNRVNQIARYYYNQYKQNEVNNLAILVIDVSNRNVMSYVGNAPTDKDHQKDVDIIDAPRSTGSILKPLLYAAMLDDGELLPNTLVADIPTQISGYTPQNFNLTFDGAVPAHRALSRSLNIPAVLMLQDFGVNKFYEELQKFKLRDINKTPDHYGLSLILGGAESNLWDLCRTYANLSSTVNYYTKNQAKYRRKEFTELNYRNDFEPDFGSETDQKNTLGAGSIWLTYNAMEEVNRPEGDEAWKFYDSSLKIAWKTGTSFGNRDAWAIGTNSKYVVGIWVGNATGEGRPTLTGVTSAAPILFDVFNLLPRQRWFQTPYKDLDEVEVCRLSGYLAKEECPKIKQWVSKKGKSTAVCPYHKKVHLDKTEKFQVNSSCESIDNIVTKNWFVLPPVMAWYYKGQHIEYLPLPPFKEDCQGTQTTTMDFIYPKANSKIYLTKNFNSEVQPVILKVAYSERDKELFWYVDDVYKATTKTFHELPISPTTGIHYITVVDAFGNEIRRKIEIVRE; this is encoded by the coding sequence TTGAAAAATAAACTTATAGCGTTCTCAAAACGCATTATAAATTGGATAAAAAAGAATAAAATAAAATCAGCAATTGCATTTCTGCTCTTGCTGATTTATTATTTCTCTATACCCCGAACGTTGTTTCAGGAACCTTATTCTACCGTTATAGAAAGTAAAGAAGGAGAATTATTAGGGGCTAAAATTGCTGGTGACGGACAATGGCGTTTTCCGGCTCAGGATAGCGTTCCTGATAAATTCAAAAAATGTATCGTTTACTTTGAAGACGAATATTTTTATAAACATCCCGGGTTTAATCCGATTGCGATGGTAAATGCAATCAAACAAAATAGAAAAGCGGGGAAAGTAGTAAGAGGAGGAAGTACACTGACACAACAAGTGATCCGATTATCCCGAAAGGGAAAAGGAAGAACTTACTTTGAAAAGTTTATCGAAATTATCAAAGCAACGAGATTAGAATTGGGATATTCTAAGAATGAAATTCTCGAATTATATGCTGCTCATGCGCCTTTTGGCGGAAATGTTGTGGGACTTGAAATGGCTGCCTGGCGTTATTTTGGCGTACAATCGAATCAGTTGTCCTGGGCTGAGAACGCTACTTTGGCCGTTTTACCGAACGCACCAAGTTTGATTTATCCGGGTAAAAATCAGATAAAATTATTGAGCAAACGTAACCGACTTTTACTAAAGCTGCATCAGGAAGGAATAATTGATCAGCAAACGTACGAACTTGCAATAGAAGAACCATTGCCTCAAAAACCGTATGATTTGCCTCAAATAGCGCCTCATTTATTGCAACGAGTGGCGAAAGAAGATGAAGGAACACGCGTAAAAACAACAATTGATTATGCTTTGCAGAATAGAGTCAATCAAATTGCGCGTTATTATTACAATCAATACAAACAGAATGAGGTAAATAATTTGGCGATTTTGGTAATTGATGTTTCGAATCGAAATGTGATGAGTTATGTTGGAAATGCGCCAACAGATAAAGATCATCAAAAAGATGTTGATATTATTGATGCCCCCAGAAGTACGGGCAGTATCCTGAAACCTCTCTTATATGCTGCGATGCTTGATGATGGCGAACTATTACCGAATACTTTAGTGGCTGATATTCCAACACAAATTTCAGGATATACACCACAAAATTTTAATTTAACTTTTGATGGCGCTGTGCCTGCACATCGTGCTTTGTCAAGATCTTTGAATATTCCGGCAGTTTTGATGCTGCAGGATTTTGGAGTAAATAAATTTTATGAAGAATTGCAAAAATTCAAATTAAGAGATATCAATAAAACGCCCGATCATTATGGGTTATCGCTTATTTTGGGCGGTGCAGAAAGTAATTTATGGGATTTGTGCCGAACGTATGCGAATCTTTCTTCAACAGTTAATTATTACACTAAAAACCAGGCAAAATACCGAAGAAAAGAATTTACGGAACTCAATTACAGAAACGATTTTGAACCTGATTTTGGATCAGAAACAGATCAGAAGAATACATTAGGCGCGGGATCGATTTGGCTTACCTATAATGCAATGGAAGAAGTAAACCGACCGGAAGGTGACGAAGCCTGGAAGTTTTATGACAGCTCATTGAAAATTGCCTGGAAAACAGGAACCAGTTTTGGAAATCGTGACGCTTGGGCAATTGGTACAAATTCGAAATATGTAGTGGGAATTTGGGTCGGAAATGCAACAGGCGAGGGTAGACCAACGCTAACCGGAGTTACAAGTGCAGCACCTATTTTATTTGATGTATTTAATTTATTGCCGAGACAAAGATGGTTTCAAACGCCTTATAAAGATCTCGATGAAGTTGAGGTTTGTCGCTTAAGCGGTTATTTGGCTAAAGAAGAATGTCCGAAAATCAAGCAATGGGTTTCTAAAAAAGGAAAATCTACGGCTGTTTGTCCTTATCATAAAAAAGTTCATTTAGATAAAACCGAAAAATTTCAGGTCAATAGCAGTTGTGAAAGTATTGATAATATAGTTACCAAAAATTGGTTTGTTTTGCCGCCTGTAATGGCTTGGTATTATAAAGGCCAGCATATAGAGTATTTACCTTTGCCGCCTTTTAAAGAAGATTGTCAGGGAACGCAAACAACCACTATGGATTTTATTTATCCCAAAGCAAATAGTAAAATATATCTAACAAAGAATTTTAATAGCGAAGTTCAGCCTGTAATTTTAAAAGTCGCTTATTCTGAAAGGGATAAAGAATTGTTTTGGTATGTTGATGATGTTTATAAAGCAACCACAAAAACGTTTCATGAATTGCCTATTTCTCCAACGACAGGAATACACTATATTACAGTTGTAGATGCTTTTGGGAATGAAATTAGAAGGAAAATAGAGATTGTGAGGGAATAA
- a CDS encoding Rne/Rng family ribonuclease: MNKELIIRSSSEAVDFALLKDGKLIELHKEEEKSNFQVGDIFIAKIRKPVAGLNAAFVNVGFEKDAFLHYHDLGPNLASQLKFIKLVSAGKIKDFSLKTFQFEKEIDKDGIITDILSANQSVLVQVVKEPISTKGPRISAELSLAGRFIVLVPFSDRVSISQKIEDKKEKDRLKKLVLSIKPKGFGVIVRTVAEGKNVAELEKDLQNLLGRWTAMCKKLPTAHHPSKVLGELNRASSILRDVFNDTFSGIQIDDEELYHQTKEYLQEIAPSKQSIVKFYQSNDTPIFEKYNIERQIKTSFGRTVSMSKGAYLIIEHTEALHVIDVNSGNRSNKATNQEDTAMEVNMIAAAEIARQLRLRDMGGIIVVDFIDMSNPENRKVLFDFLREEMSDDKAKHKILPPSKFGLVQITRQRVRPEVNIKTREEDPNNEHGEIEAPILIIDRIASDLDRILKTHKGVVLNVHPFVAAYLSKGFPSLRSKWFFEHKKWVKIIPRDAYTYLEYHFYDKKGNVISE, encoded by the coding sequence GTGAATAAAGAATTAATCATTAGATCTAGTTCTGAAGCCGTAGATTTTGCCTTATTAAAAGATGGAAAACTAATTGAATTACACAAGGAAGAAGAGAAAAGCAACTTTCAGGTTGGTGATATTTTTATTGCCAAAATACGAAAACCCGTTGCCGGACTTAATGCTGCTTTTGTAAATGTAGGCTTCGAAAAAGATGCTTTTTTACATTATCACGATTTAGGACCTAACTTAGCTTCTCAACTGAAATTCATAAAACTTGTAAGCGCAGGTAAAATAAAAGATTTCTCCCTAAAAACCTTTCAGTTTGAAAAAGAGATTGACAAAGATGGCATCATTACTGATATTTTAAGTGCCAATCAATCTGTTTTAGTTCAAGTTGTAAAAGAACCTATATCGACCAAAGGTCCAAGAATAAGCGCTGAGCTTTCATTGGCAGGAAGATTTATTGTTCTCGTTCCGTTTTCTGACCGTGTTTCTATTTCTCAAAAAATAGAAGACAAAAAAGAAAAGGACCGACTAAAAAAACTTGTTCTATCGATCAAACCTAAAGGATTTGGTGTTATTGTTCGCACAGTAGCCGAAGGCAAAAACGTAGCCGAATTAGAAAAAGATTTGCAGAACCTGCTTGGCAGATGGACTGCAATGTGTAAAAAATTACCAACTGCTCATCATCCTTCAAAAGTATTAGGAGAGCTCAATAGAGCTTCTTCGATATTAAGAGATGTATTCAATGATACCTTTAGTGGTATTCAGATAGATGACGAAGAGTTGTACCATCAAACGAAGGAATATCTGCAAGAAATTGCACCTTCAAAACAATCGATTGTTAAGTTTTATCAATCAAATGACACTCCAATTTTCGAGAAATACAATATAGAGAGACAAATCAAAACTTCATTTGGACGTACCGTTTCCATGAGTAAAGGCGCGTATCTTATCATCGAACACACTGAAGCTCTTCACGTTATAGACGTAAATAGCGGAAACCGTTCGAATAAGGCGACCAACCAGGAAGACACCGCCATGGAAGTAAATATGATTGCAGCCGCTGAAATTGCCAGACAACTTCGTTTGCGTGATATGGGCGGAATAATCGTAGTTGATTTTATCGATATGTCTAATCCTGAAAACAGGAAAGTCTTGTTCGACTTCTTGCGAGAAGAAATGAGCGACGATAAAGCAAAGCATAAAATCTTACCGCCTAGTAAATTTGGTTTAGTTCAAATTACCAGACAACGCGTAAGACCAGAAGTAAATATTAAAACCAGAGAAGAAGATCCAAACAATGAACATGGCGAAATTGAAGCGCCAATTTTGATCATTGACAGAATCGCATCTGATCTGGACAGAATTTTAAAAACCCACAAGGGTGTCGTACTTAATGTACATCCGTTTGTGGCTGCATACCTCAGTAAAGGTTTTCCATCATTACGTTCAAAATGGTTTTTTGAACATAAGAAATGGGTGAAAATCATACCTCGTGACGCTTACACGTACTTAGAATATCATTTCTACGATAAAAAAGGAAATGTTATTTCAGAATAA
- a CDS encoding HU family DNA-binding protein, producing MTKADIVAKISEKLGLEKGDVQATVETFMEEVKTSLETGDNVYLRGFGSFIVKTRAEKTGRNISKNTTIKIPAHNIPAFKPAKVFVEGVKTNNEAK from the coding sequence ATGACGAAAGCAGATATCGTAGCGAAAATTTCAGAGAAACTAGGTCTTGAAAAAGGAGATGTTCAAGCAACAGTAGAAACTTTTATGGAAGAAGTTAAAACTTCATTAGAAACTGGAGACAATGTTTACCTAAGAGGATTTGGTAGTTTTATCGTAAAAACCAGAGCTGAAAAAACAGGTAGAAACATTTCTAAAAACACCACTATCAAAATTCCAGCACACAACATTCCTGCGTTTAAACCTGCAAAAGTTTTTGTAGAAGGAGTAAAAACAAATAACGAAGCAAAATAA
- the mutY gene encoding A/G-specific adenine glycosylase, whose amino-acid sequence MNFSNILIKWYLQNKRDLPWRKTANPYHIWLSEIMLQQTRVAQGTPYFFAFTEEFPTVFDLANASEEQVLKLWQGLGYYSRARNLHKTSQYVANELNGVFPANYKELLKLKGVGEYTAAAIASFSYNEAVPVVDGNVFRVLSRYFDVESDISLPATKKEFTELAYELMPKDNPAIFNQAIMEFGALQCVPKSPDCSVCVFNDSCAALQKKKVSVLPVKSKKLKVTNRFFNYLILEDVLGNTLIQKRTAKGIWHNLYEFPLLETTEIVGFDTVSKAVRNDIFPSYTILGIQECNETTVVHKLSHQHLHIQFWKVKIAQKIENGLNSSQLKAFPFPIVIYNFIEKQEIEI is encoded by the coding sequence ATGAATTTTTCTAACATATTGATAAAATGGTATTTACAAAACAAACGTGATTTGCCATGGCGAAAAACGGCCAATCCATACCATATTTGGCTCTCAGAAATTATGTTGCAACAGACTAGAGTTGCGCAAGGAACGCCGTATTTTTTTGCTTTTACGGAGGAATTTCCTACTGTATTTGATTTGGCAAATGCCTCAGAAGAGCAGGTTTTGAAACTTTGGCAGGGATTAGGGTACTATTCCCGAGCCAGAAATCTGCATAAAACGTCTCAATATGTCGCAAATGAGCTTAATGGAGTTTTTCCCGCTAACTATAAAGAGTTGTTAAAATTAAAAGGAGTTGGAGAATATACAGCTGCGGCAATTGCTTCTTTTTCTTATAATGAAGCGGTTCCTGTAGTCGACGGAAATGTGTTTCGTGTACTTTCTCGTTATTTTGATGTTGAATCTGATATTTCTCTTCCTGCAACAAAAAAAGAATTTACTGAGCTCGCTTACGAATTAATGCCAAAAGATAATCCTGCAATTTTTAATCAGGCGATTATGGAGTTTGGAGCTTTGCAATGCGTACCTAAAAGTCCGGATTGTTCTGTGTGTGTTTTTAATGATAGTTGTGCGGCTCTTCAAAAAAAGAAAGTTTCGGTTTTGCCCGTAAAATCAAAAAAACTTAAAGTGACCAATCGCTTCTTTAATTATTTAATATTAGAAGATGTTTTAGGGAATACTTTAATTCAAAAAAGAACCGCTAAAGGAATCTGGCATAATTTATATGAGTTTCCTCTTTTAGAAACCACTGAAATTGTTGGTTTTGATACTGTTTCAAAAGCGGTCAGAAACGATATTTTTCCGTCTTATACTATATTAGGTATACAAGAATGTAATGAAACGACTGTAGTTCATAAACTTTCGCACCAACATCTTCATATTCAGTTTTGGAAGGTTAAAATTGCGCAAAAAATAGAAAATGGATTGAATTCCAGTCAATTAAAAGCTTTTCCTTTTCCTATAGTGATATATAATTTTATAGAAAAACAAGAAATAGAAATATAA